The Ornithinimicrobium faecis region TCCAACAGCTCGCGCAGCCGCCCGTTGGCTGCCACGCCACCACCGAGCTGCAGGTCCATCACGTCGTGCTCGGTGCAGGCCAGCACAGCCTTGCGGGTGAGCACATCCACGACGGCCTCCTGGAAGGACGCGGCAACGTCGGCGACGGGCACCGGCTCACCGGCGCGTTCCTGCGCCTGCACCCACCGGACCACCGAGGACTTCAGCCCACTGAAAGAGAAGTCATAGCGGTGCCGCTCCATGTCCCTCCCGGAGGTCAGTCCGCGCGGGAACCTGATGGCCCTGGGGTCACCCTCACGAGCGACCCGGTCGATGTGCGGCCCACCCGGATAGGGCAGCCCCAGCACTCGAGCGACCTTGTCGAAGGCCTCACCCGCGGCGTCGTCAATGGTGGCCCCGAGAGAGCGGATGTCGCTGGTGATGTCAGGGACGTGCAACAGATTGGTGTGCCCCCCGGAGACCAGCAGGGCCATCATCGGCTGTGGCAGCGGGCCATGGTCCAGCACGTCCACTGCGACGTGGGCCCCCAGGTGGTTGACGCCATAGAGCGGCACACCCAGTGCCAGCGACAGCGTCTTGGCGGCGGCCACCCCCACCAGCAGCGCCCCGGCCAGACCAGGGCCAGCGGTGACCGCGACCGCGTCCACATCACTCAACTGCACGCCCGCATCGGAGCAGGCGCGCTGGATCATCGGCACCATCGCTTCCAGGTGCGCGCGGCTGGCGACCTCGGGCACGACCCCACCGAAGCGGGCATGCTGCTCCACACTGCTGGCGACAGCATTGGCCAACAGCGTGGTGCCGCGGACCAGCCCGATCCCGGTCTCGTCGCAGCTGCTCTCGACTCCCAGCACCAGTGGGTCACCCACGGGCCACCACCTCTTTCCGCATGATAAGCGCATCGACC contains the following coding sequences:
- the tsaD gene encoding tRNA (adenosine(37)-N6)-threonylcarbamoyltransferase complex transferase subunit TsaD, whose product is MGDPLVLGVESSCDETGIGLVRGTTLLANAVASSVEQHARFGGVVPEVASRAHLEAMVPMIQRACSDAGVQLSDVDAVAVTAGPGLAGALLVGVAAAKTLSLALGVPLYGVNHLGAHVAVDVLDHGPLPQPMMALLVSGGHTNLLHVPDITSDIRSLGATIDDAAGEAFDKVARVLGLPYPGGPHIDRVAREGDPRAIRFPRGLTSGRDMERHRYDFSFSGLKSSVVRWVQAQERAGEPVPVADVAASFQEAVVDVLTRKAVLACTEHDVMDLQLGGGVAANGRLRELLEQRCAEAGIRLRVPRRDLCTDNGAMVAALGSLLIAAGHESSPLDIPADSSQPVEQIRPGIRLAS